GTTTAATCCTCTCATTCAAAATACTCAACACTTGACTCGACAATTGTGTCGAATTGCTGATGTTCTTGGAGCACCGCCTTTGAACCAAACGTTCCAGCAAGTTCCTGATTATGGTCAAAGTGTGCCTCTAAATTTTACTCAACGTGAAGTTCAGAATTTTAGTCAAAATGAGCCTCAAAATTTGACTCAATATCAGAATTTTGGTACAAATGAAGTTCTAAATGGACAAGAAAATTCAGTCCAAAATCAGCCACAGAATTTTGATCAGAATTTAGACAACAATGTCTTAgttaatcaaaatcaaaatgattATGGGGGGCCACAAAATGTGGCCAATGCTGTCGAAGAAGTTTTAAATCATCATGGTTTCAATGTTGGATATGTCGATCGTCCAAATTTcacgtctccgttttctgaagTAGTTCTTCAAGCAGAACTCCCAAGGGGATGGAAGGTTCCAAAAGTTACTAAATTTTCAGGAGACACAGGTGAATCAACTGTTGAGCATATTGCAAGGTACCGACTTGAAATTTGTGATCTTGCTAACAATGAACtgttgaaaatgaaatattttccaaGTTCCTTGACGAAAAATGCTTTCACTTGGTTTACTACTCTACCTCCTAATTCGATCCATAATTGGAATGAATTGGA
This portion of the Lotus japonicus ecotype B-129 chromosome 3, LjGifu_v1.2 genome encodes:
- the LOC130745121 gene encoding uncharacterized protein LOC130745121 → MMNMLTQQMSTMFNPLIQNTQHLTRQLCRIADVLGAPPLNQTFQQVPDYGQSVPLNFTQREVQNFSQNEPQNLTQYQNFGTNEVLNGQENSVQNQPQNFDQNLDNNVLVNQNQNDYGGPQNVANAVEEVLNHHGFNVGYVDRPNFTSPFSEVVLQAELPRGWKVPKVTKFSGDTGESTVEHIARYRLEICDLANNELLKMKYFPSSLTKNAFTWFTTLPPNSIHNWNELEMAFHEQFFRGETKVTLMDLVNVKRQPNESIDDYLIRFKHMETRCSTHVPEFELVKMAIGGLDYSIKKNLVNDEFIDMTQLAHKVRRVEKLRLEKYKPEEVFQGEESSCIRATQNSEIGEDEIDQSDEDSDSDENEVNMAEFKPKSPYTYECESKGKFSAKSFKGLKTTGDYPKVMVKRSQNFSRTSNPKGIG